The proteins below come from a single Microbulbifer sp. Q7 genomic window:
- a CDS encoding YceK/YidQ family lipoprotein, with product MRQTDVLLCALFAQSLRSYFAQKIHKVSRRCARRYASTMKKLAIIITILAVSGCGTTLRYTHNMEHKKCHPNNNYIYGGVTADLALMCSAVQQENPLKMLFIPVIALDLPLSAVADTVLLPVSIPKQKKIEKECERAGTPI from the coding sequence GTGCGGCAGACCGACGTCTTACTTTGCGCACTTTTTGCGCAGTCGCTACGCTCCTATTTCGCGCAAAAAATCCACAAAGTAAGCCGCCGCTGCGCACGGCGTTATGCATCAACTATGAAAAAATTGGCAATAATTATCACCATCTTGGCGGTGTCTGGTTGTGGAACGACCCTGCGCTATACGCACAATATGGAACACAAGAAGTGTCATCCTAACAACAATTATATTTACGGTGGTGTAACTGCCGATTTGGCGCTCATGTGTTCGGCTGTACAACAAGAAAATCCATTGAAAATGCTATTTATTCCGGTGATCGCATTGGATCTACCTTTGAGCGCAGTAGCTGACACAGTATTGCTACCGGTTAGTATTCCAAAGCAGAAAAAAATTGAGAAAGAGTGTGAGCGTGCTGGAACTCCAATCTAG
- a CDS encoding HAD family phosphatase translates to MSQEIELYLFDLGGVVIELSGSPLPSSDMDVSGWLSSAMAKEFEVGNISQNQFAESFKKEHRIVETEEEIIEHFRNWPKGFYPGAFEFLENLSTKYRVAALSNTNEIHWPRITNEFGADDVFEKIIASHIVGMAKPDISMYRHALCELNVSPERTVFIDDNESNVVAAQKVGINSYLAKGFSEVLHVVGTLEGRHA, encoded by the coding sequence ATGAGCCAAGAAATCGAACTCTATCTTTTTGATCTGGGTGGGGTAGTTATTGAACTATCCGGATCTCCATTGCCAAGCTCTGATATGGACGTTTCTGGTTGGCTTTCATCTGCTATGGCAAAAGAGTTCGAGGTTGGAAATATTTCGCAGAATCAGTTTGCTGAAAGTTTCAAAAAAGAGCATCGTATTGTCGAAACAGAGGAAGAGATTATTGAGCACTTTAGAAACTGGCCAAAAGGGTTTTATCCTGGTGCTTTTGAGTTCCTAGAAAATCTTTCGACTAAGTATCGTGTAGCTGCTCTTTCTAATACAAATGAGATTCACTGGCCAAGAATTACTAATGAATTTGGTGCAGATGATGTTTTTGAAAAGATCATAGCTTCGCACATAGTGGGTATGGCAAAGCCAGATATATCGATGTATCGTCACGCATTATGTGAGCTAAATGTAAGTCCGGAACGTACGGTTTTCATTGATGATAATGAGAGCAACGTTGTAGCGGCTCAGAAAGTTGGAATTAACTCGTATCTAGCAAAAGGATTCTCTGAGGTCCTGCACGTGGTAGGTACATTGGAGGGGCGCCATGCCTAA
- a CDS encoding HEAT repeat domain-containing protein, whose product MKDPQFDIWIDWLNSSNWRAFEDGFQCLMQSIDQHVEFIVPLMLNEESPDMRAKYIELIGYASGKQYIPLLAEELKSIHRDVRAWAYVMLHDKEFAEAKAIVARFESEHPSEDFLAG is encoded by the coding sequence GTGAAAGATCCGCAGTTTGATATTTGGATAGATTGGCTTAATAGCTCTAACTGGAGAGCTTTTGAGGATGGGTTTCAATGCCTCATGCAATCGATTGATCAGCATGTTGAATTCATTGTGCCCTTGATGCTAAATGAAGAAAGCCCCGATATGCGAGCTAAGTATATCGAGCTAATTGGGTACGCTTCCGGTAAGCAATACATACCTTTACTTGCGGAAGAGCTAAAAAGTATTCACAGAGACGTTAGAGCCTGGGCATATGTGATGCTTCACGATAAAGAGTTCGCTGAGGCTAAGGCAATAGTAGCCCGCTTTGAATCAGAGCATCCAAGTGAAGATTTCTTGGCTGGCTAG
- a CDS encoding energy transducer TonB — MKSISLISIFIICLIPGLSAGTTIYVKPNYPIEALKKCIEGWVEFEVTVMPDGSFENVKIIESHPEGIFDEAAKEALKKHNLVPKELIGATEPTHGVKRKISYKLDGECVPT; from the coding sequence ATGAAGAGTATTTCGCTAATCTCGATTTTTATTATTTGTCTCATACCAGGGCTCTCAGCGGGCACGACAATTTATGTTAAGCCAAATTACCCTATAGAAGCGCTCAAAAAGTGTATAGAAGGGTGGGTGGAATTCGAAGTAACAGTCATGCCTGATGGATCTTTTGAAAATGTAAAAATTATAGAGTCACACCCAGAAGGCATATTTGATGAGGCAGCAAAGGAAGCCCTTAAAAAACATAATCTCGTACCAAAAGAACTAATTGGCGCAACTGAACCAACACATGGTGTGAAGCGGAAAATCAGCTACAAACTGGACGGCGAGTGTGTTCCCACATAA
- a CDS encoding IS110 family transposase: MTNRKSAEAGVNVGVDIGKEYLDFHIHERDVYWRSDNTPDGIRYSLNRISRYQVARLVMEATGRYELLLADAAFERKMPVVIANPRAIRRYAGAVEQLAKTDKLDAALIAEFAARIQPKPSRSQSKNLREIRDLLARRRQLMNMRTRELNRQSIMGDGVLASTYRRLIKQLDKEVEWVDQKLNAAIEKESAWDEKKALLKSVPGVGDVLVHTLLGDLPELGTLNNKQIAALTGVAPMNRDSGKLRGKRRIRGGRSTVRVVLYMATVSATLCNPAIKAHYQNLVAQGKHKKVAITACMRKMITILNAMVRDGEPWAA, translated from the coding sequence ATGACAAACCGTAAAAGTGCTGAGGCGGGAGTTAACGTGGGCGTGGATATCGGAAAGGAGTATCTCGATTTCCATATTCATGAGAGAGACGTTTACTGGAGATCAGACAACACTCCTGACGGTATTAGATACTCGCTCAACCGAATATCTCGCTACCAAGTCGCAAGGCTGGTCATGGAGGCCACAGGCCGCTATGAGTTGCTCTTAGCAGATGCCGCATTCGAGCGGAAGATGCCGGTGGTCATCGCGAACCCCCGCGCGATCCGACGCTACGCCGGTGCTGTAGAACAACTGGCTAAAACGGACAAGCTCGATGCCGCTCTGATTGCTGAATTTGCAGCGAGGATTCAGCCGAAACCGAGTAGATCACAGAGTAAAAACCTTCGTGAAATCAGAGACTTGCTAGCTCGTCGTCGCCAACTCATGAACATGAGGACACGCGAACTTAACAGGCAGTCGATCATGGGTGATGGCGTATTGGCCAGCACCTATCGAAGGCTAATCAAGCAGCTGGATAAAGAGGTTGAGTGGGTTGATCAGAAGCTAAATGCAGCTATCGAGAAGGAGTCTGCATGGGATGAAAAGAAAGCTCTTTTGAAAAGCGTTCCTGGTGTTGGCGACGTCCTGGTACATACTCTTCTGGGTGACCTTCCCGAGCTCGGCACACTGAATAACAAACAGATTGCAGCGCTCACCGGTGTAGCACCAATGAATCGAGATAGTGGAAAGCTGCGCGGAAAAAGAAGGATCAGAGGCGGTAGATCAACTGTCCGCGTGGTTCTCTACATGGCGACGGTTAGCGCCACCTTATGCAACCCAGCGATCAAAGCCCACTATCAAAATTTAGTAGCCCAGGGGAAGCACAAGAAAGTGGCGATCACTGCCTGCATGAGAAAAATGATCACAATTTTGAACGCGATGGTTCGCGATGGAGAACCCTGGGCTGCCTAG
- a CDS encoding DUF4265 domain-containing protein, with the protein MEKVLFALEVEDGWPPVGTEGVWCEKVGENYQLKNVPFFIAGIAAEDIFHAIPDQVNDHIFEFEIVEESGHSVIWLMNNIDLEITEFVDIVKALGCSYEGFPQYSLAAIDAPPEVDVDQLNEVIDKFEEKGIDFAFPVWRLD; encoded by the coding sequence ATGGAAAAAGTTTTGTTCGCACTGGAAGTCGAAGATGGATGGCCTCCAGTTGGAACGGAAGGAGTCTGGTGTGAAAAGGTTGGGGAAAATTATCAGTTAAAGAATGTACCTTTCTTTATTGCAGGTATTGCAGCTGAAGATATTTTTCACGCAATACCTGACCAAGTTAATGATCATATATTTGAGTTTGAAATTGTCGAGGAGTCTGGACACTCTGTTATATGGTTAATGAATAATATTGATTTAGAAATTACAGAGTTTGTCGACATAGTTAAGGCGCTCGGATGTAGTTATGAGGGCTTCCCTCAGTATTCGCTAGCCGCTATTGACGCACCTCCTGAGGTCGATGTGGATCAGTTAAATGAAGTAATAGATAAATTCGAAGAAAAGGGAATAGATTTTGCGTTTCCGGTATGGCGCCTTGATTGA